The following proteins are encoded in a genomic region of Chloracidobacterium sp.:
- a CDS encoding GGDEF domain-containing protein → MDSKIGLIIQIAGVSLITLLTLFLRRSLNLAALKYWTNAWLFLSFSLFCLRLAFDYDGFSYQLFGFYFLAQYFFGYLLVAGCRSLRTNSELRLSTEIFAIPFILAAFSLPFLSEDVTLTLKIHSVIMSGFFAIAFFAVWQSGIKSFGSRVMLVALGLLIIDLAQSLIVFTLRPWLTVPAEYLGYNAVADLVLQTLLGFGMVIVLLEKVLSDVKTANERLREAHEKLEELAHIDPLTTALNRHAFHGYLATHGDGSSGSAGCVGFFDIDDLKELNDVYGHAAGDAAIRAVVRAIRNVIRAEDLIFRWGGDEFFVIMIGLRSEAALCRMSRMNGSLSSIILDGVYQPITIRVSHAFEDFANIAEIEAAIEKADAKMYLQKQEHKRLSPQALTAEEPAELTV, encoded by the coding sequence ATGGATTCCAAGATCGGATTGATCATTCAAATTGCCGGCGTATCCTTGATCACGCTCCTGACGTTATTCCTGCGTCGATCCCTGAACCTGGCTGCCCTGAAGTATTGGACGAACGCATGGCTTTTCCTTTCATTCTCACTATTTTGCCTTCGCCTGGCCTTTGATTACGACGGTTTTTCATACCAGTTATTCGGCTTTTACTTTCTCGCGCAGTACTTCTTCGGTTATCTCCTTGTTGCAGGATGCCGAAGCCTAAGGACAAACTCGGAATTGCGTCTTTCAACCGAGATATTTGCGATCCCATTTATTCTGGCCGCGTTCAGCCTGCCGTTCCTGAGTGAGGATGTAACACTCACGCTAAAAATCCATTCGGTCATAATGAGCGGATTCTTCGCTATCGCATTCTTTGCCGTATGGCAGAGCGGCATCAAGAGTTTCGGCAGCCGCGTGATGCTCGTAGCGTTGGGCCTGTTGATTATCGATCTTGCGCAGTCGCTTATCGTATTCACGCTGCGGCCTTGGTTAACGGTTCCGGCGGAATATCTCGGTTACAACGCGGTCGCCGATCTGGTGCTGCAGACGCTGCTCGGCTTCGGTATGGTGATCGTACTGCTTGAAAAGGTCCTTTCGGACGTCAAGACCGCGAATGAAAGGCTGCGTGAGGCACACGAGAAGCTTGAAGAGCTGGCCCACATCGACCCGTTGACGACCGCGCTGAACCGCCATGCCTTTCACGGCTATTTGGCAACGCACGGCGACGGCTCTTCGGGATCGGCCGGCTGCGTCGGCTTCTTTGATATCGACGATCTGAAAGAATTAAATGACGTTTACGGCCACGCTGCGGGTGATGCGGCCATCCGCGCTGTCGTCAGGGCCATCCGAAACGTCATACGCGCCGAAGACCTGATCTTCCGCTGGGGCGGCGATGAGTTCTTCGTAATAATGATCGGCCTCAGATCCGAGGCCGCTTTGTGCAGAATGTCGCGGATGAACGGATCGCTGTCGAGCATCATTCTCGACGGTGTTTATCAGCCGATCACGATCCGCGTCTCACACGCGTTTGAGGATTTCGCAAATATCGCCGAGATCGAGGCGGCCATCGAAAAGGCAGACGCCAAGATGTACTTGCAGAAACAGGAACACAAGCGGCTGTCGCCGCAAGCTTTGACAGCCGAGGAACCTGCCGAATTGACCGTCTGA
- a CDS encoding dienelactone hydrolase family protein, whose translation MITETIDFTTSNGRSSAYVAMPEGEAAKAVIVVQEWWGLNDHIKDIAGRYANEGFVAIAPDLYRGVSTDDPAEASKMMHALAFEDGVNTIKCSMDAARKKYGISHFGITGYCMGGTFALRSACELEGISACAAFYGDIPEDDVLRQLTAPVIFISGKRDAWITPEKVAGLERAADRFELPVTSLVYDADHAFFNDTRPDVYDAAAAKDAWAVVTGFFSDKL comes from the coding sequence ATGATTACAGAAACGATCGACTTTACTACATCGAACGGCCGCTCAAGTGCCTATGTTGCAATGCCGGAAGGCGAGGCCGCAAAGGCTGTTATAGTCGTGCAGGAATGGTGGGGCCTTAACGACCACATCAAGGACATCGCGGGGCGCTATGCTAACGAAGGCTTTGTCGCCATTGCTCCCGACCTTTATCGCGGTGTTTCGACCGACGATCCTGCTGAAGCCTCAAAGATGATGCACGCATTGGCCTTCGAGGACGGCGTTAACACGATAAAGTGCTCAATGGATGCCGCACGCAAGAAATATGGCATTTCGCACTTCGGCATTACGGGCTATTGTATGGGCGGCACGTTCGCACTGCGTTCGGCATGCGAATTGGAAGGTATCAGTGCCTGCGCGGCCTTCTACGGCGACATTCCCGAGGATGATGTACTCCGGCAGCTTACTGCTCCGGTAATTTTCATCTCGGGAAAACGCGACGCTTGGATCACGCCGGAAAAGGTCGCCGGACTCGAAAGAGCCGCCGACCGATTCGAGCTGCCGGTAACCTCGCTCGTGTATGATGCAGACCACGCATTCTTTAACGACACGCGGCCGGATGTTTACGATGCAGCCGCGGCAAAAGATGCATGGGCCGTAGTAACGGGATTTTTTAGCGACAAGCTCTGA
- a CDS encoding TonB-dependent receptor, giving the protein MRYTIFSFLTIIALSFSANAQTTGVITGRVTYGSDKSPLHSVSVQLVELSRSAATDDQGVYTFVNVPQGTYRIVAHLEGFSDTKDPVTVAAGQTVTKNIEMQLAGVRAEVTVTASGAEQTPFESIASVSSVDSTALAARGGISLGEALDNAPGVAKRSAGPGSSRPVIRGFDGDRVKIASDGIGVASLGSQSGDHAEPVDVLAADRIEIVKGPATLLYGSNAMGGVVNAVSGHDEGAHPGLRGFLSGIGSSVDRQASAAGGMEYGTDRWVAWGNGSAQRTGDRVAGGNFGKVQNSSVRSAAGSAGFGYYGKKAFVNGSYSEYQSRYGIPLDIFEADPEVRSIKMRRGDLRLNFGYSDLSMPITNIKITADLSRYRHYEMQGDEIGTTFRNNVNSLRGMFEQRKAGRLTGRFGFDASSRKFSAVGTETLINGPIKQTETSVFGLEELKFDRVVLQFGGRIERNAYDPQDVLLPKREFTGASGSVGGRIGLWNGGAFVANYSHSYRAPALDELYNNGPHDGTLLFEVGNPTLMPEVSDGIDLSIRHQSTRFKAEANYFYYHIRNFVFLAPSGTLDSGSGFEIANYTQGNSRFAGTELSLDVRANKFLNLTSGLDQVSAELANGTPLPRIAPLRGRVGLDIHFRSIAVKPEFIGVARQDRTFTNETPTAGYGIMNLNGMYVISGKHTAQIFSVAAYNLTNKLYYDHISFIKRLAPEAGRGVRFSYTIRYF; this is encoded by the coding sequence ATGAGATACACGATATTTTCCTTTTTAACCATTATTGCCCTTTCCTTTTCCGCCAACGCCCAAACCACCGGCGTGATCACAGGCCGTGTTACGTACGGCAGCGATAAAAGCCCGCTGCACAGCGTTTCGGTGCAGCTCGTCGAGCTGAGCCGCTCAGCAGCCACCGACGACCAAGGCGTTTATACCTTTGTGAATGTTCCGCAAGGAACTTATCGAATTGTCGCCCATCTCGAGGGTTTTTCCGACACAAAAGACCCGGTTACGGTGGCTGCGGGCCAAACCGTAACAAAGAATATAGAGATGCAGCTCGCCGGCGTGCGCGCGGAAGTTACCGTAACCGCCAGCGGTGCGGAACAGACACCTTTTGAGTCAATTGCCTCGGTCAGCAGTGTTGATTCGACGGCGCTTGCCGCGCGCGGCGGCATTAGCCTTGGCGAAGCTCTTGATAATGCGCCGGGTGTTGCTAAGCGTTCAGCAGGCCCGGGCTCATCGCGGCCTGTTATTCGCGGTTTCGACGGCGACCGCGTAAAAATTGCATCGGACGGCATCGGTGTCGCCTCGCTCGGTTCGCAGTCGGGTGACCATGCCGAGCCGGTAGATGTGTTGGCGGCCGACCGCATCGAGATCGTAAAAGGGCCTGCAACACTGCTTTACGGAAGCAATGCCATGGGCGGCGTTGTCAATGCGGTCAGCGGGCATGATGAAGGCGCACATCCCGGGCTTCGAGGCTTTCTGTCCGGCATCGGAAGCAGTGTTGACCGGCAGGCATCGGCGGCAGGCGGCATGGAATACGGAACTGATCGCTGGGTGGCTTGGGGCAACGGCAGCGCGCAGCGTACCGGAGATCGAGTCGCAGGCGGCAATTTCGGCAAGGTCCAAAATTCATCGGTGCGAAGTGCGGCCGGCTCGGCAGGTTTCGGATACTACGGCAAGAAAGCATTCGTGAACGGCAGCTACAGCGAGTATCAAAGTCGCTACGGCATACCGCTCGATATCTTTGAGGCCGACCCCGAGGTCCGCTCGATAAAAATGCGGCGCGGCGACCTGCGGCTGAATTTCGGCTACAGCGACCTGTCGATGCCGATCACGAATATTAAGATCACGGCCGATCTGAGCCGCTATCGCCACTACGAGATGCAGGGCGACGAGATCGGTACGACCTTTCGGAATAACGTCAATTCATTACGCGGTATGTTCGAGCAGCGGAAGGCCGGAAGGCTGACGGGGCGTTTCGGCTTTGACGCATCAAGCCGCAAATTCTCGGCCGTCGGTACCGAAACTCTCATCAATGGGCCTATCAAGCAAACAGAAACGTCAGTATTCGGGCTTGAAGAGCTGAAGTTCGACCGCGTCGTACTCCAATTCGGCGGCCGCATCGAGCGCAATGCGTATGACCCGCAGGACGTGCTCTTGCCGAAACGTGAATTCACCGGAGCTTCGGGCTCTGTCGGCGGCCGCATCGGCTTATGGAACGGCGGTGCGTTCGTCGCGAACTATTCACACTCATATCGTGCCCCGGCTCTGGATGAGTTGTACAACAACGGCCCGCACGACGGCACCCTTCTTTTCGAGGTCGGCAACCCAACGCTCATGCCCGAGGTGAGCGATGGGATCGACCTTTCCATTCGGCATCAGAGCACGCGGTTCAAGGCTGAGGCAAATTACTTTTACTATCACATTCGCAACTTTGTATTTTTGGCGCCGTCAGGCACGCTCGATAGCGGCAGCGGTTTCGAGATCGCAAACTATACGCAAGGCAACAGCCGCTTTGCCGGCACCGAATTGTCGCTTGATGTTAGAGCGAACAAGTTTTTGAACCTCACATCGGGACTCGATCAGGTAAGTGCCGAACTCGCGAACGGCACGCCGCTGCCGCGCATAGCACCGCTTCGCGGGCGCGTCGGGCTTGATATCCATTTCCGGTCTATAGCCGTAAAGCCCGAATTCATCGGCGTTGCACGACAAGACAGAACATTCACGAACGAAACGCCGACGGCGGGTTACGGCATTATGAACCTGAACGGAATGTACGTGATCTCGGGCAAGCACACTGCTCAGATATTCTCTGTCGCGGCATACAACTTGACCAATAAGCTGTACTACGACCACATCTCGTTCATTAAGAGGCTTGCACCGGAGGCAGGCCGAGGTGTGCGTTTTAGCTATACTATCAGGTACTTCTAG
- a CDS encoding histidine phosphatase family protein → MRHAKSEWGDASLADHDRPLNERGRRAAAAIGKYMRANGLIPEAVITSSAIRACSTAELVIADSGWPITIEPRIYEATVGQLLDLVNGLSDMLTTVMFVGHEPTMSSLTARLTDVGVSMPTGTLAGITFDAASWSKVTIGSGNLRELIHPRSIE, encoded by the coding sequence ATGAGGCATGCCAAATCGGAATGGGGCGATGCATCGCTTGCCGATCACGACCGCCCGTTGAATGAACGCGGCAGACGCGCTGCCGCTGCCATCGGCAAGTATATGCGGGCGAACGGCCTCATCCCCGAAGCGGTGATCACATCATCAGCGATACGGGCATGCAGTACCGCCGAACTTGTGATCGCTGACAGCGGTTGGCCGATCACGATCGAACCTCGCATCTACGAAGCGACTGTCGGACAGCTCCTTGACCTCGTGAACGGCCTTTCAGATATGCTTACGACCGTTATGTTCGTCGGGCATGAGCCTACGATGTCGTCTTTGACCGCACGTTTGACCGATGTTGGGGTGTCGATGCCGACCGGCACGCTTGCTGGCATAACCTTCGACGCCGCTTCGTGGAGCAAGGTTACGATAGGCAGCGGGAACTTACGCGAACTGATCCACCCTCGCAGCATCGAATGA
- the queF gene encoding NADPH-dependent 7-cyano-7-deazaguanine reductase QueF: MPNDFTPEGSNQQGLEIRPTPRAEMDLFPLDSFPYEFSGSEIWVDFEIPEFTAICPFSDFPDFAVIRLKYIPNRLCIELKSLKLYINSFRDVKVFHEHVVNIILEDFVAACDPLRVEIEGDFHVRGNIKTVVRASYKKGISE, from the coding sequence ATGCCAAACGACTTTACGCCTGAGGGCAGCAATCAACAGGGTCTTGAGATCAGGCCGACACCGCGTGCGGAAATGGATCTTTTTCCGCTCGATTCTTTCCCGTATGAGTTCTCGGGCAGCGAGATATGGGTTGACTTTGAGATACCCGAGTTCACTGCCATCTGCCCTTTCTCGGACTTCCCTGATTTTGCGGTCATAAGGCTCAAATACATACCGAATCGGCTGTGCATTGAGCTTAAAAGCCTCAAACTTTACATAAATTCATTCCGCGATGTAAAGGTGTTTCACGAGCATGTGGTGAATATCATTCTCGAGGACTTTGTCGCCGCGTGTGACCCGCTGCGTGTCGAGATAGAAGGCGACTTCCATGTTCGCGGAAATATTAAGACAGTGGTGCGGGCAAGCTATAAGAAAGGCATCAGTGAGTAG
- a CDS encoding orotate phosphoribosyltransferase — protein sequence MVRSGRRIFITRSTILTADALPLCERSSETVSLTSTDSEIRFEYIGILQSILTTLGAEVKLKLEPEQILDHFRAAEALLEGHFVLSSGLHSPQYLQCALALQFPADAAHFGRAIAERFLTKDIDTVASPAIGGIIIGYAAAEALNTRFIWTERQDGEMTLRRGFTLRPGERILVVEDVITTGGSTRECIGALERAGGDVIAAASIIDRSGGTADVGVSRISLAGLDVPAFAPEDCPMCAKGIEAVKPGSRIISK from the coding sequence ATGGTGCGTTCGGGCCGTCGGATCTTCATTACAAGATCGACGATATTGACCGCTGACGCTTTACCGTTGTGCGAACGAAGCAGCGAAACGGTATCGCTGACAAGCACTGACTCCGAGATTAGGTTTGAGTACATCGGCATCTTACAATCGATTTTAACGACATTAGGCGCTGAGGTAAAACTTAAATTGGAACCTGAACAGATACTCGATCATTTTCGCGCCGCCGAGGCATTGCTCGAAGGGCATTTTGTGCTTTCGAGCGGCTTGCACAGCCCGCAATACCTCCAATGTGCTCTCGCCCTGCAATTTCCAGCCGATGCGGCGCATTTCGGGCGTGCGATAGCCGAGCGATTTTTGACCAAGGATATCGATACGGTCGCTTCGCCGGCCATCGGCGGCATAATTATCGGCTACGCCGCAGCGGAAGCTCTGAACACCCGCTTTATCTGGACCGAACGGCAAGACGGCGAAATGACGCTTCGACGCGGTTTTACGCTGCGGCCCGGCGAACGCATCCTTGTGGTCGAAGATGTGATAACGACGGGCGGCTCGACACGCGAGTGCATAGGCGCGTTGGAGCGCGCGGGCGGCGATGTGATCGCCGCTGCTTCGATCATCGACCGCTCAGGCGGAACGGCCGATGTCGGTGTATCGCGCATTTCGCTCGCGGGCCTTGATGTTCCCGCATTCGCTCCCGAAGATTGCCCGATGTGTGCCAAAGGGATCGAAGCTGTCAAGCCGGGCAGCCGCATCATCTCAAAATGA
- the truA gene encoding tRNA pseudouridine(38-40) synthase TruA, with protein MNFKLTIQYDGTDFHGWQVQENSRTIQGELERVIGMIENKEVKVTGSGRTDAGVHADAQVANVHLSRAFTPEKLRSAINGNLWRDIRIMKAETAPDEFHARFSAKQKTYLYRIVNAPVMSPFWRRFAHHEPKPLDVKKMNNAARLFLGKHDWTAFSAAQSDSEDRVRTVSDVSVTSHWDDRCGSMIEFRITANGFLRYMVRSLAGTLIEAGQGVKDNETIQTAILTGDRSLCGKTAPAQGLTLLQVGYE; from the coding sequence ATGAACTTCAAACTCACGATCCAATACGACGGTACCGATTTTCACGGCTGGCAGGTGCAGGAGAATTCACGCACGATCCAGGGAGAATTGGAGCGCGTCATAGGCATGATCGAGAACAAAGAGGTCAAGGTTACCGGCTCGGGCCGCACAGATGCCGGTGTTCACGCCGACGCTCAAGTTGCGAATGTGCATCTGAGCAGGGCCTTTACGCCCGAGAAATTGCGTTCGGCGATAAACGGCAACCTCTGGCGAGATATCAGGATAATGAAGGCCGAAACGGCACCGGATGAGTTTCACGCACGCTTTTCGGCAAAGCAGAAAACGTATCTTTACCGCATTGTGAATGCACCCGTAATGTCGCCATTCTGGCGGCGCTTTGCGCATCACGAACCAAAGCCGCTCGATGTCAAGAAGATGAACAATGCGGCGAGGCTTTTTCTCGGCAAGCACGATTGGACCGCATTCTCGGCGGCACAATCGGACAGCGAGGATCGAGTACGCACCGTCAGCGATGTTTCGGTAACATCGCACTGGGATGACCGATGCGGCTCGATGATCGAGTTCCGCATCACGGCGAACGGCTTTTTGCGCTATATGGTCCGTTCGCTTGCCGGCACATTGATCGAAGCAGGCCAAGGCGTAAAGGATAACGAAACGATACAAACCGCGATACTGACGGGCGACAGGTCGCTGTGCGGCAAGACGGCGCCCGCACAAGGCCTCACCCTTCTCCAAGTCGGTTACGAATAG
- a CDS encoding DUF952 domain-containing protein, with protein MIIFHIVMPEVWAAFDGDEYRAESLATEGFIHCSFAIQLERSIERHYGDREKVIVLTIDSGKLTSKLVVEPSTGGEHYPHIYGPINRGAILKHETKIVKH; from the coding sequence ATGATAATTTTTCACATTGTAATGCCCGAAGTATGGGCGGCGTTCGACGGCGACGAATACAGAGCCGAGAGCTTGGCGACGGAAGGCTTTATCCACTGCAGTTTTGCTATCCAGCTTGAAAGGTCGATCGAGCGGCATTACGGCGATCGGGAAAAAGTTATCGTCCTTACGATCGACAGCGGAAAACTCACGTCGAAACTCGTTGTCGAGCCATCTACGGGCGGCGAACACTACCCGCATATTTACGGCCCGATCAACCGCGGCGCGATACTCAAGCACGAAACGAAGATCGTTAAGCACTGA
- a CDS encoding isoprenyl transferase yields MHPNFAGIVKPDSREAELLAAIDLTRLPRHIAVIMDGNGRWAKAQGKPRIFGHNAGAESVKAIIDTCARLGIEAITLYAFSTENWKRPKAEVSGLMSMLKRVLKRELKSVHQNNIRFRVIGDVEGLAADVQKELNAAVKYTAENTGMVMNVALNYGSRAEIVRAARLAYRELDLRGISGDKLTEQDIERNLYTHGMPEVDLMIRTSGEFRISNFLLWQLAYSEIYVTQTLFPDFRRPNIFEAIIDYQKRERRYGGVSAAGT; encoded by the coding sequence ATGCATCCGAATTTTGCCGGGATCGTTAAGCCTGATTCGCGTGAAGCCGAGCTGCTTGCAGCGATCGATCTGACGCGCTTGCCGCGGCACATCGCTGTCATCATGGACGGCAACGGCCGCTGGGCAAAGGCTCAGGGCAAACCGAGAATATTCGGCCATAATGCCGGTGCGGAGTCGGTAAAGGCGATAATTGATACCTGCGCGAGGCTTGGCATCGAGGCGATAACGCTTTATGCTTTCTCGACCGAGAATTGGAAGCGGCCGAAGGCAGAGGTCTCAGGCCTGATGTCGATGCTCAAGCGTGTGCTGAAACGCGAATTGAAAAGCGTACATCAGAACAATATCCGTTTCCGTGTGATAGGCGATGTCGAGGGCCTTGCCGCTGATGTTCAAAAAGAGCTGAACGCCGCCGTCAAATACACGGCAGAAAATACCGGAATGGTGATGAATGTCGCCCTGAATTACGGTTCGCGTGCCGAGATCGTCCGGGCCGCAAGGCTTGCATATCGCGAACTCGATCTTCGCGGCATCAGCGGTGACAAGCTGACCGAGCAGGATATTGAGCGGAACCTCTACACGCACGGTATGCCCGAGGTCGATCTGATGATACGTACGAGCGGCGAATTCCGCATCTCGAATTTCCTGCTTTGGCAGCTTGCGTACAGCGAGATATACGTTACGCAGACACTCTTTCCGGACTTTCGCCGTCCTAATATTTTTGAGGCGATCATCGATTATCAAAAGCGAGAACGCCGATATGGAGGCGTCTCGGCCGCAGGGACTTAG
- a CDS encoding phosphatidate cytidylyltransferase, translating into MKTRILTAAIALPIIIASIILPLWIPESVWLFIAVAAFALGAGIFEFFSLTKKLELKADAAVGYIGAVLLFLAFLVNAPASAPDLLLLALALFSAALLIAQAVRFRADFSKMLAGTGVTLLGVIYIAFLGGYLVAVRVGFETPAGLSTHLLAYFFLVIFCSDSGAYFAGRAFGKHKLAPGISPGKTVEGLFGGLLAAAAAAALATWWFFPELPYQWSLPLAVVIAAVGVLGDLTESAIKRGSGAKDAASILPGHGGFLDRLDSLLFGAPILYYFARFYFSS; encoded by the coding sequence ATGAAGACCCGCATTCTTACAGCCGCGATCGCACTGCCGATCATCATTGCATCGATCATCCTGCCGCTGTGGATACCCGAAAGCGTGTGGCTTTTCATCGCTGTTGCCGCATTCGCTTTGGGTGCGGGCATCTTTGAATTCTTCTCGCTCACCAAGAAGCTGGAGCTGAAAGCTGATGCGGCTGTCGGCTATATCGGTGCCGTATTGCTGTTCCTTGCGTTCCTAGTGAACGCACCTGCTTCGGCGCCTGACCTGCTGCTTCTCGCGCTGGCACTTTTTTCGGCGGCACTCTTGATAGCTCAGGCGGTCCGCTTTCGTGCCGACTTCTCAAAGATGCTTGCGGGCACGGGCGTTACACTGCTCGGCGTGATCTATATCGCGTTCCTGGGCGGCTATCTCGTTGCCGTAAGGGTTGGCTTTGAAACGCCCGCGGGCCTTTCGACGCACCTTTTGGCGTATTTCTTTCTCGTGATCTTCTGCTCTGATTCGGGAGCGTATTTTGCAGGCCGGGCCTTCGGTAAACACAAGCTCGCACCCGGCATTTCGCCCGGCAAAACGGTCGAGGGCCTTTTCGGCGGACTGCTTGCCGCCGCTGCCGCCGCCGCACTTGCCACATGGTGGTTCTTTCCGGAACTGCCGTATCAGTGGTCTTTGCCGCTCGCGGTTGTTATCGCGGCGGTCGGCGTGCTTGGCGATCTGACCGAATCGGCAATAAAACGCGGCTCAGGGGCAAAAGATGCGGCGTCGATCCTGCCCGGGCACGGCGGCTTTCTCGACAGGCTCGACAGTTTGCTCTTCGGAGCACCGATACTGTACTATTTCGCTAGGTTTTATTTTTCGTCATGA
- the aspS gene encoding aspartate--tRNA ligase, producing MLDTLGTLERTHTCGELRVRDVGKQVVLMGWVAKKRDFGVFTFIDVRDRYGVTQAVVSEETAGEAHAKAKDIRGEFVIAVKGEVVARDEAARNAKLATGDVEVKVSDLLVLNDARVPPFQLEVAGSENLAAEDTRLKYRYLDLRRPRLQQNIMMRAKAVRAIREYFDTRGFIEVETPILLKSTPEGARDFIVPSRIHAGKFFALPQSPQILKQICMISGLDRYYQIARCFRDEDLRADRQPEFTQLDMEFSFANQEMVYGLMEGMFNHVLKLIDVELPEVWPRMTYAEAMRRFGSDKPDMRFGMELVDLSEHLGDTDFPPFADTLAKGGKVKCIVVKGKADYSRKQTDELQEYVKRYGAGALAWIKLGDETTSSLMKALGEEVIARLITAAGAEKGDAVLIVAGRKPVVAASLGALRLEVARREDLIDRSAYKPLIVTEFPMFEHDEESDTYVAAHHPFTSPMDEDLEKFKAAVNDDSKHHLLGEVRAKAYDAVINGYECAGGSIRIHQQEIQALNFKALGLSPEIARERFGFFLDALEYGTPPHGGFAAGIERTCMILSGTENIRDVMAFPKTASAQDLMMDSPGDVDEAQLDELGIEVKHAE from the coding sequence ATGTTGGATACACTCGGCACTCTCGAACGAACACACACTTGCGGCGAACTGCGTGTCCGCGACGTCGGCAAACAGGTTGTGCTGATGGGTTGGGTCGCCAAGAAGCGCGACTTCGGCGTTTTTACGTTCATTGATGTGCGTGACCGTTATGGCGTAACACAGGCCGTTGTAAGCGAAGAAACAGCCGGAGAAGCTCATGCTAAGGCGAAGGATATTCGCGGTGAATTCGTCATCGCCGTAAAGGGCGAGGTCGTCGCCCGCGATGAAGCGGCTAGGAACGCGAAGCTCGCGACCGGCGATGTTGAGGTGAAGGTTAGTGACCTGCTTGTCCTGAATGACGCTAGGGTGCCGCCGTTCCAGCTTGAGGTCGCGGGCTCCGAGAACCTTGCTGCCGAGGATACACGTCTCAAATACCGTTATCTTGACCTCCGCAGGCCGCGGCTTCAGCAGAACATAATGATGCGTGCTAAGGCTGTTCGCGCTATACGCGAGTATTTCGACACGCGCGGTTTTATCGAGGTCGAGACGCCGATCCTTTTGAAATCAACGCCCGAAGGGGCACGCGACTTTATCGTTCCGTCACGCATTCACGCGGGCAAATTCTTTGCCTTGCCGCAGTCGCCGCAGATACTCAAGCAGATCTGTATGATCTCAGGGCTTGACCGCTACTATCAGATCGCACGCTGTTTTCGCGATGAGGATCTGCGTGCCGACAGGCAGCCCGAGTTCACGCAGCTTGATATGGAGTTTTCGTTCGCCAATCAGGAGATGGTCTATGGCCTGATGGAAGGAATGTTCAATCACGTCCTAAAGCTGATAGATGTCGAGCTGCCGGAAGTGTGGCCGCGCATGACGTACGCCGAGGCGATGCGCCGTTTCGGCAGCGATAAGCCCGATATGCGTTTCGGCATGGAGCTTGTCGATCTCTCGGAACATCTTGGCGATACTGATTTTCCGCCGTTCGCCGATACGCTCGCCAAAGGCGGCAAGGTCAAATGCATCGTCGTCAAGGGCAAGGCGGATTACTCGCGAAAACAGACCGACGAGCTTCAGGAATATGTAAAACGTTACGGTGCCGGCGCTCTCGCGTGGATAAAGCTTGGTGATGAGACAACATCTTCCCTGATGAAGGCATTGGGCGAAGAGGTGATCGCGCGGCTCATAACGGCCGCGGGCGCCGAGAAGGGCGACGCCGTCCTGATCGTCGCGGGCCGCAAGCCGGTCGTTGCGGCATCGCTGGGTGCATTACGGCTCGAGGTCGCCCGCCGCGAAGATCTGATCGACCGCTCGGCGTACAAACCGCTGATCGTAACGGAATTTCCTATGTTCGAGCACGATGAGGAAAGCGATACCTATGTTGCCGCACATCATCCGTTCACCTCGCCGATGGATGAGGATCTAGAAAAGTTCAAGGCCGCGGTGAACGATGATTCAAAACATCACCTGCTCGGCGAGGTCCGTGCAAAGGCGTATGATGCCGTGATAAACGGTTACGAATGTGCGGGCGGCTCGATCCGAATACATCAGCAGGAAATTCAGGCTCTGAACTTCAAGGCCCTAGGCCTCTCGCCTGAGATCGCCCGCGAACGCTTCGGATTCTTTCTCGACGCGCTTGAGTACGGCACGCCGCCGCACGGAGGTTTTGCCGCCGGAATCGAACGCACTTGTATGATACTCAGCGGAACCGAGAATATACGCGACGTGATGGCGTTTCCGAAAACGGCGTCTGCTCAGGACCTTATGATGGACTCGCCGGGCGATGTCGATGAGGCTCAACTTGATGAACTCGGCATCGAGGTCAAGCACGCCGAATAA